Proteins from one Antennarius striatus isolate MH-2024 chromosome 12, ASM4005453v1, whole genome shotgun sequence genomic window:
- the si:ch73-193i22.1 gene encoding uncharacterized protein si:ch73-193i22.1 isoform X1 yields MIRTGQVLSQDFTRDPQDKRSALNRNAESSDGVHCLPAGIFPCLDSLFSVGMADKYVPQPCDRLMFESNVDDCLSDFNKSMEANGFQDSCPWPAAKGIYNQLKLCVDNSSEVFWCRGSLVDEVFLRVHRMFFTSCGQVQDPSLITVVMLVVPSILFTLLLPFICAYMTPSDTKITWGH; encoded by the exons ATGATCAGAACAGGTCAAGTTCTGTCCCAGGATTTTACAAGAGATCCACAAGACAAAAGGAGCGCTTTAAACCGTAACGCTGAAAGTTCAG ATGGTGTTCACTGCTTACCTGCTGGTATCTTTCCTTGTCTGGACAG TCTGTTCTCTGTAGGAATGGCTGACAAGTATGTCCCACAACCATGTGACCGCCTCATGTTTGAGAGCAACGTTGATGATTGCCTGTCGGATTTCAACAAGAGCATGGAGGCCAACGGCTTTCAGGACAGCTGTCCTTGGCCCGCTGCAAAAGG CATCTACAACCAGCTGAAGTTGTGTGTGGACAACTCTTCAGAGGTGTTCTGGTGTCGGGGATCTCTGGTGGATGAAGTCTTTTTGAGGGTTCATCGTATGTTCTTCACATCCTGTGGACAGGTCCAAGACCCCTCACTCATCACTGTTGTCATGTTAGTAGTACCGAGTATCCTCTTCACACTACTCCTGCCATTTATCTGTGCCTATATGACCCCCAGTGACACCAAAATCACTTGGGGGCACTAA
- the si:ch73-193i22.1 gene encoding receptor activity-modifying protein 1 isoform X2 translates to MVFTAYLLVSFLVWTGMADKYVPQPCDRLMFESNVDDCLSDFNKSMEANGFQDSCPWPAAKGIYNQLKLCVDNSSEVFWCRGSLVDEVFLRVHRMFFTSCGQVQDPSLITVVMLVVPSILFTLLLPFICAYMTPSDTKITWGH, encoded by the exons ATGGTGTTCACTGCTTACCTGCTGGTATCTTTCCTTGTCTGGACAG GAATGGCTGACAAGTATGTCCCACAACCATGTGACCGCCTCATGTTTGAGAGCAACGTTGATGATTGCCTGTCGGATTTCAACAAGAGCATGGAGGCCAACGGCTTTCAGGACAGCTGTCCTTGGCCCGCTGCAAAAGG CATCTACAACCAGCTGAAGTTGTGTGTGGACAACTCTTCAGAGGTGTTCTGGTGTCGGGGATCTCTGGTGGATGAAGTCTTTTTGAGGGTTCATCGTATGTTCTTCACATCCTGTGGACAGGTCCAAGACCCCTCACTCATCACTGTTGTCATGTTAGTAGTACCGAGTATCCTCTTCACACTACTCCTGCCATTTATCTGTGCCTATATGACCCCCAGTGACACCAAAATCACTTGGGGGCACTAA